The genomic DNA TGATGTTAGTTTAAAAACTTCGCGGCCAATGGAATCAATTTATCGAAGTGCTGCAACAGATTCTATTTTGGCACAGTTTATTACTGTGGATCTATTATTTTATGTTTATATAAGCCGAAATCAGGAGAATGCTGAGAAAATATATACAACCCGTTCTATAGTAGAAGCGTATAGGAAAAAGTATTTTTAAAAGAGATTTGGCGCGAACTTAATAAACTGTAAAAACGTATAAGTAAGAAAAAATGAATTTAAATTGAAAACAAATAAGGGGCTATTGTTCAGCCCCTTATTTGTTTTATTTAGTTGTAACACTAAAAACAGTATCTTTCGAAGTAACTGCTCCATGTTTTTCTAGTTTATAAGAGTCTACTTTTGTCATATTAGTAATAACAACCAAGATTGATGTATCTTTTTTCGCTTCTTTAATGGCGTTTAAATCGATTTTCGCTATTTTAGAATCTGTCGTAACCTTTTGACCTTCAGTTACTAATATTTCAAAAGGTAAACCATTTAATTCAACAGTATTAATTCCCATATGTAGCAACACTTCTAATCCATTGTCAGTAGTGATACCAATTGCATGTTTAGTGGGGAAAATAGTTGATATTGTACCACTTACTGGCGAAAAAATTTCTTCATTTGTTGGTATAATGAAATAGCCGTCGCCCATCATTTTCTTCCTAAAAGCTGGATCTGTTGATTCTTCTATGGGATGAATAGAACCTGTTGTTACAGCATTGAAAATTTTAGTTTTGTGATTATTAATTTTATTATTATTAACTTGATTAATTGAATCAGTACTTATTTTACTATGCATTAATGATTGTTCCTGTAGTTTATCTTTTGGTATGCCTAAAAAGTAAGTTACTACAAAACCTCCGATATAAGCGGAAAGTAGACCTAATATATAGCCTATCCAATGATTATTAGAAATCAATGGAATAAGCGCAATACCAGAAGGCCCTATTGCAATTGAGCCAATACCACCAATGGCACCTATAACTGCGCCTCCGATGCCCCCTCCAATACAAGCTGTAATAAATGGGCGGCCTAATGGTAATGTTACACCATATATCAATGGCTCCCCGATTCCTAATATGCCAACGGGTAATGCGCCTTTTATCATTTCAGTTAATTCTTCATCTTCACGTAGTTTAACCCATAAAGCAAGTGCAGCTCCCACTTGGCCTGCACCAGCCATTGCCAGAATAGGAAGTAATAATGTCATACCTGTTTCATTAATCATTTGAATATGAATAGGTGTTAAAATTTGATGTAAGCCAAACATAACCATCGGTAGAAATAGAGAACCTAATACAAATCCTGAAAATGGTCCTCCTACTGATAGTACCCAGTTGATCCCTCCCACTAAAATGTTTGAAAGTAATCCAGCTAATGGCATAATCAAGAAAATTTCAAGTAAACCTATTATTAATAAGGAAAGAGTAGGTGTAAAGATAATATCAACAGAATCGGGTATAGTTTTATGCAATTTCTTTTCAATTATTGATAACAACCAGACAGCAAATATAACACCTATAATTCCGCCTTGGCCAGCTGTTAATGCATCGCCTGTAATAAGGTTTTTAATGGCTTTGTCGGCATTCATACCTGTAAGTGTTACTACTGCTCCAATAACACCACCGAGAGTTTGGTTAGCTCCAAAAACTTTTGCTGCATTTATCCCTGTATAAATGACTAAATATGCAAACATACCATTTTTAAGAATATTCATAATATCTACAAACTGTTGCCAAGTTGCGGCATTTATTGTTCCAGCAGTAATCAAATTATTCATTACTGCGGCAATCCCAGCTATTAAACCTGAACCGACAAACGCAGGAATCATCGGTACAAAGATGTTTGATATATCTTTTAAAATAGCTTTTAATGGAGAATTTTTTTGCTTAGCTTTTTGCGCTGCTTTTATTTTTGCTGCTTTAGCATTAACTTTTTCTTTTCCAGAACTTTTTTTGATATTTTCTCCCAGCTCTACACCAGCTAAACTAACCATTTCGTTAGCTACTTTAGTGACCTTTCCAGGCCCTATAATAACTTGTAATTGTTCGTCAAATATAACACCCAACACGCCTGGTATACTTTTCAGCCTTTTTTGATCCACCTGATTGCTGTCACGTATATTCATTCGAATACGAGTCATACAATGATTAACAGTTTGAACATTTTCTAAACCCCCGGCACCCTCATATATTCTTTTGGCAAGTTCATTCAATGTCAATTCTTTTCTTCCCATGTAATTCCCCCTTATTTAAATCGTATTTTTGATAAACCCGTTTGCTTTGGCTAATTTTTGCGTCGCTTCCTCTTTATTACAGTTTGTTAAAATCATAACAATAGCTAATTTTACATTTTGATTGGCTTCTTCAAAGTAATGTGTTGCTGTGTCGTAATCCACTTCCGTTGCTTGCATAATAATTCTTTTAGAACGTTCTATTAATTTTTTATTCGTTGGCTTAACATCAACCATTAAATTTTTATACACTTTTCCTATTCCAATCATACTGACAGTAGAAATCATGTTAAGAACCATTTTTTGCGCGGTTCCTGACTTCAAACGTGTTGAACCTGTTAAAATTTCTGGTCCGCAGTCAATTTCAATTGGCAAATCTGCAAATTCACTTATTTCTGAATTTTTATTGCATGATAAAGAGCCAGTATGTGCACCTATAGATTGGGCATAATTTATTCCACCAATGACGTAGGGGGTCCGACCACTCGCTGTAATGCCTATAACCATATCTTTTGCTGTCAGATTAAGGTGCATTAAATCTCTTTTACCTTGGTCAATATCATCTTCTATGCCTTCTATAGCAGAAACCATGGCTTTATTTCCACCAGCAATTAATCCTATAACCATATCAGAATTCACTCCAAAAGTTGGTACGCATTCTACGGCATCTAATACGCCCAATCTACCGCTAGTACCGGCACCCATGTATATTAAGCGACCATTATTTTTTAAAGTTTTAATTGCGGCATCTGTCAAATTTTCAATTTGAGTTAATTGTTCAGTAATGGCTAGTGCAACTTTTTGATCTTCCTGATTCATCTTTTTCAGTGCTTGACGGATAGTCATTTCATCTAGATTGTAGCTATTTTCATTTCTTAGTTCCGTTGTTAAGTTATCTAAGTTAATCATTTTAATCCTCACTTTCAATATCGTTTTTTAGCAATGTGAATTTCTGACCACCTTTGATATGTGGGATTAAACACCAATCATTTTGACTGATTTGACCCACTACATTAATTTTTTCATCTGCTGGTAAAGAACGTTTAGTAATTTGAATCTCTCCCATATACCGTAAATACTGTGAATTATCAATGGTTACTGAACCAGTGTCACGTTTGATATTAAGTAAAGGTTTAATATTCGGAATTTTTTTCTTGCGAGAATATGCGCTACGAATGACATCTCTTGATTCATCAAGGCGATTTATATGTTCTCCTAGAGTAAAATCGATTTGATTATTAAATGGATCTACATGCAATAAAATATTTTTTTCCATTATATAGTTAGCAAATTGCTTTATTACAGTGTCAGAAAGACCAGGATCACCTATAAAAATTTTATTTGTATCAGATAATAAGTCGAGGGAGGCGGCAAGCGGATGATAGTCACGATGTTTTTCTAGCGTTGGTAAACCTTGATATAGAGGGCCGCGTAAGTTATTATCACCTGAAACGAATGCTTGTGACTTAAGGCCAAAACTTTTTAACCATTTTGCTTTTTTACGATACCACTCTTCATCTAGTCCTGTTTCAGGTCGAGGATAATAATTGTGCCAGGCTTCTAATTGATCAAAGTTAGCATTAGCTAATTTCAGTTCTTGAATGTCATTTTCAGTTATGGTTGAAGCATTTAAAGCAATCGTTATTTTATTTGATAGCTGAGCTATACATTTATTACTAATATGATCATCAGCACGTAAACCTGTTACACCAATAGAGCGTATTTCATTAATATTACTCATAGAAAAACCAGCTTTTTGTAAAGATGAGCTAGATATATCAACCATCAAATCTAAATTTAATGATTTGGTAATATTACCTAATTCAATTAAGAGTTTGCGATACTGAGTGTTATTATCTTCTGGTATATGCAGGGATGTGAAAACACCTGTGAACCCAGAATGAGCCATCTTTTCGATGTATTGTTTTGTTTCAGAAGATAGCGGTTTGTTTAAAAATACTGAGAACCCGAACATAATCTTTTCCTCCAACACAATATATTTTGAGAAATGCGCAATCTTTATTGAAAGCCCTTACATAATTATAAGTCGATTATAATACTTAGGTTCACCTTATGCAATGAAATTTCTTTATTTTCAATTTATAGTGAAATATTGTTTCTAAAATAGACCTCTACGCTGTTTATCAAAAATATTAAGTCTAGTTTTTGTTGATAAGCTATTCTGAAAAGGATGGATCGTCCTTGATTTAAACCTCTAATAGCTGAGTTGAATGTTATCGTTATGTGTATAATTTTAATTTTATTTTTCATTTACTTTAAAGTTATATAAAATTATTTATTTTGAATTGTAAATGTGACATAAAGTTTTTATGATACCAATGTAATCCATTTTATGGCTTCATATCACTGAGGAAGAAGGGATTTTATGGTGCTTTATGAAAATGCATCGATCACACAACATTATGGGCCAGATTTATTCAATCGAGACCCCTCTATACCACCACATACATATGTGGTGCATTTACCTAAAAGTATGGAAGTGCAACGATTGCTATATGCGTTGACACAGTTAGTACAAACCCAATCATTACTGAGGGCCTCTTTTAAGTATGTAGAAGGTGAGTTGAAATATCAGATTCGTCAATTTGCGCCATTTATTGAAGTGGTTCATGAAGATTGTGTATCATCAGATTTAGACTTTGAAAGTGATTTGGAACAAAATCCATTTGATCTAACACTTCCTACAACTGCTCCGCTTTTCACTTTCAAAATCATTTGTTTTACCGATTGTACACTCCTCCAATTCAATGTGAGCCCGCTTATTTTTGATGCGGCGTCAATGCCTATTTTTTTAAGTCAACTAAGTCACTATTATGAAAAACCTTTTCAATTGATTACTTTGACCCAAAGTTTTACTGAATTGATTCAACAAATGCATCAATTACGTCGACTGCCTTCGTTTCAGATGCAACTGCAGCAATGGCAAAGTCATCAAGGTGTAAGAGATACCTATCATGCCTATATGCCTGTTCAAAGTTTAACGGATCAACACCATACACAATGGCAAATGGTTAAGATTCAACATGATGAATTGAGTCTTGATGATATTTATAGCGGTATTATACTTGCGAATCATTTTATTGGGCGTAGCGAAGATGTCCATGTCGGTTTAACGACAACACGAACGCCATCATTCGATGAAGGGAAGGCGATTGGGCCACGTATACGGATTTTACCGGGTTGTTTTCATGTTGACCGCACACTTTCTTATCAACAGTTCAAGACACAGCTTTCCAGTCGAATGAACACGATTGTTGATGAAGAGGTGTTACATTTAACAGATTTAATCGAGGCACGTACCGGCTTTCCGTTTGAAACGTTAATTCATTCAGAACCTATTCATTATACATTTGAAATAGCAGGCGAAGTTTGTGAAGCTGAACGCTTAAAACCGATTGAGACCGAAGCAGCGCTCGATGTATATGTTCAAGAAGTCGAGAATGGTTATGTCGTAAAGATGTTATATAACCGCAATCAATATGATGATTTAACAATTGAAACGTATGCAAATTTGATTCGTCATTTATGTCTTCAAGGTGTGACGCGTCCAGAAGTGCCAATGAACACCTTTTCGTTAATGACGACAGACCAAGACGAGTCGCTATTACAACAACTGTTGCGAACAGAATCTGCGACTTTTGCGACGGTACCTGAGTTGTTTGCCGAACAAGTCCAACGTCATCACGACAAAATAGCAGTTAGATTTGAAAACGACAGCTTAACGTATGCGCAACTTGATCGGCTGACGAACCAAGTTGCACGTCAAATACGTGCACGTGGGGTGAAACCTAATGACTATATCGCGGTGATGGCAGAACGCAGTATGGAGATGATTGTAGCAGTTTTGGGTATTGTGAAGTCTGGCGCTGCGTATGTACCGATTGATCCGGATTATCCTGAAGCGCGGATTCAATATATATTAGAAGATGTGCAACCGGCTTTATTAGTGTTACATCAAGTCGAATTGGATACGACGGTGCCAACTGTGTCATTGAAAGATTTGCAGGTTGGTAGTGAAGCTGCAGTACCTGTCGTTAATCATAGTGATGATGATGTGTATGTGATTTATACGTCTGGAACGACAGGTCAACCGAAAGGCACACGTATTATGCATCAGAGTGTCGATCGCCTTGTTAAAGCAGTCGATTATGTCACGTTAGATGAAACGACAAAAATTCTGTTATCTGGAACCATTGCGTTTGATGCGGTGACATTTGAAATCTATGGTGCTTTATTAAATGGGGGCGAACTGGTCGTCTTGTCTAAAGACCAATTATTAAATCCGAAAGCGCTCGGACAAGCGATTCGAAAATATGAGATTAATACAATGTGGCTAACAGCATCGCTCTTTAATGCGACTGTGAGTAGACACGTTGAAGCACTTGAACCGCTCTCCTATTTATTAGTTGGGGGTGAAGCGCTGACGCGGAAGTGGGTTGAGCTCCTACATCAGCGACCAAAGCATCCTCAAATCATTAATGGTTATGGCCCTACCGAAAGTACAACCTTTACAACGACCTATGCAATGCCTGAAACCATTCCTGCACGCATACCGATTGGAAAGCCTATACGTGAAACGGATCTGTATATTTTACAAGGAACACAGCGCTGTGGTGTCGGTGTCCCGGGCGAGTTATGTATCGGTGGCGCAGGTTTAGCGAAAGAGTATCTTAATCGTCCCGAATTAACAGCATCACGCTTTATCGATTATCCGTTTGGCACTGGAAAAGTGTATCGAACTGGCGATTTGGTTCGCTTACAACCTGATGGTGAAATCGATTATTTAGGGCGTCTAGATAAACAAGTTAAAATAAGAGGATTTCGTATCGAGTTAACAGAAATTGAACGTGCCATTGAGCGTATCCATGGCGTTAATAAAGCGGTTGTCGTGATACGAGAGATAGAAGGGGATAAACAGCTCTATGCATTTTATGAAGGAGAACAAGAAATTTCGAATCATACGATGACAACCACGCTCTCTGCGCAAATGCCGAGTTATATGGTGCCGTTGTCTTTCCAACGCATTGATCAAATACCGATGACTGTCAACGGAAAATTGAATACGCAGGCCTTACCTGATCCCGAACTGCGACTTCAAAGTGATTATGCAGCGCCACGCAATGAAATAGAACAAGTTTTGTGCCATATCTTTGAAGAAGTGTTGCATATTGAACGTGTGAGCATTCATGATCACTTTTTTGAATTAGGAGGACATTCGTTAAAGGCA from Staphylococcus schleiferi includes the following:
- a CDS encoding DUF871 domain-containing protein gives rise to the protein MEEKIMFGFSVFLNKPLSSETKQYIEKMAHSGFTGVFTSLHIPEDNNTQYRKLLIELGNITKSLNLDLMVDISSSSLQKAGFSMSNINEIRSIGVTGLRADDHISNKCIAQLSNKITIALNASTITENDIQELKLANANFDQLEAWHNYYPRPETGLDEEWYRKKAKWLKSFGLKSQAFVSGDNNLRGPLYQGLPTLEKHRDYHPLAASLDLLSDTNKIFIGDPGLSDTVIKQFANYIMEKNILLHVDPFNNQIDFTLGEHINRLDESRDVIRSAYSRKKKIPNIKPLLNIKRDTGSVTIDNSQYLRYMGEIQITKRSLPADEKINVVGQISQNDWCLIPHIKGGQKFTLLKNDIESED
- the murQ gene encoding N-acetylmuramic acid 6-phosphate etherase; the protein is MINLDNLTTELRNENSYNLDEMTIRQALKKMNQEDQKVALAITEQLTQIENLTDAAIKTLKNNGRLIYMGAGTSGRLGVLDAVECVPTFGVNSDMVIGLIAGGNKAMVSAIEGIEDDIDQGKRDLMHLNLTAKDMVIGITASGRTPYVIGGINYAQSIGAHTGSLSCNKNSEISEFADLPIEIDCGPEILTGSTRLKSGTAQKMVLNMISTVSMIGIGKVYKNLMVDVKPTNKKLIERSKRIIMQATEVDYDTATHYFEEANQNVKLAIVMILTNCNKEEATQKLAKANGFIKNTI
- a CDS encoding PTS glucose transporter subunit IIA, with the translated sequence MHSKISTDSINQVNNNKINNHKTKIFNAVTTGSIHPIEESTDPAFRKKMMGDGYFIIPTNEEIFSPVSGTISTIFPTKHAIGITTDNGLEVLLHMGINTVELNGLPFEILVTEGQKVTTDSKIAKIDLNAIKEAKKDTSILVVITNMTKVDSYKLEKHGAVTSKDTVFSVTTK